TACGGCGCTGCCGCAATTGTCATGGCCTTTGATGAAGAGGGCCAGGCTGACAGTTATAAACGAAAGGTGGAGATATGCAGCCGGTCCTACAGGGTGCTGACGGAGGATGTTGGTTTTCCGGCAGAAGATATTATTTTTGATCCTAATGTTTTTGCCGTTGCTACAGGTATTGAAGAACATGACAGCTATGCCATTGATTTTATCAGGGCTGTAAAGACAATAAAGGAAACCCTCCCTCATGCCCTTATTTCCGGTGGTGTTTCCAATGTTTCCTTCTCATTCAGGGGCAATAATCCCGTGAGAGAAGCGATTCATTCCGTCTTTCTCTATCATGCAATAAAGAACGGCATGGATATGGGAATTGTCAATGCAGGCCAGCTTGCCGTCTATGATGAGCTGCCGGCAGAGCTTAAGGAGCGTGTTGAAGATGTGGTGCTCAATAAACGAGAGGACGCAACGGAGAGACTGCTGGAGGTAGCTGAAAAATATCGCGGTACGGGAGAAGTGGTTAAGGAAGACCTGGAGTGGCGCAGCTGGCCCGTTGCAAAAAGGCTCGAACATGCCCTTGTTAAGGGAGTGACCGAATATATCGATGAAGATACGGAAGAGGCGAGAAAAGAGGCGGACCGTCCCATCCATGTTATAGAAGGCCCTCTTATGGCGGGGATGAATGTTGTCGGTGATCTCTTCGGCGCCGGTAAGATGTTTCTCCCCCAGGTGGTAAAAAGCGCCCGCGTTATGAAAAAGGCCGTTGCCTGGCTTCTCCCTCATATTGAGGCAGAAAAAGGAGAAGGAGTCACGGCAAAAGGTAAGGTTCTCATGGCGACTGTTAAAGGTGACGTTCACGATATCGGTAAAAACATTGTTGGTGTCGTGCTCCAGTGTAATAACTTTGATGTCGTTGATATGGGTGTTATGATCCATACGCAGGCCATTCTCGACAAGGCGAAAGAGGTAAAAGCCGATATTGTAGGGCTCTCCGGCCTTATTACGCCATCACTCGATGAAATGGTCCATGTCGCTTCCGAAATGGAACGACAGGATTTTGATATTCCCCTTCTAATCGGTGGCGCTACGACTTCAAAAGCCCATACGGCGCTCAAGATCGCCCCGGTCTATTCAGGCGCCGTCGTTCATGTCCATGATGCCTCAAAGTCTGTTCCTGCCGTGAGCAGTCTCATTTCGGCAGAACAGAGGTCAGAATTTATTGCATCACTGAAAAAAGAGCAGGAAAATGCCAGAGTGAACTATGGACGGAAGAAGAGTATAAAAAATTACCTTTCCATAGAAGAGGCGAGAGTAAATGGAGCAAAGCTTGATTTTAGTGATGACAACGTAATTAAACCAAAAAAAATGGGCCTTACCCTTTTTGAAGATTATTCCCTTGGTGAGATAAGAAAATATCTCGACTGGACGCCCTTCTTTATTGCCTGGGAAATGAAGGGGAAATTCCCTCAGATTCTGGAGAATCCCGACAAGGGCGGCGAGGCGACAAAGCTCTATGACGATGCCAATAAACTCCTCGACAGGATTGTTGCTGAAAAGCTCCTAAAGGCAAGTGCCGTGGTGGGGCTTTTCCCGGCAAACAGCGCCGGTGATGATATCGAGATCTATAAGGGTGAAGATGGAAGTGAGCTTGCTGCCGTCTTTCATACTATCAGGCAACAGGAAGAGAAAAAAGAAGGAGAGCCGAATTTTGCGCTTGCCGACTTTGTGGCCCCCAAAGAGAAGGGGATACGCGATTATTGCGGCGCCTTTGCCGTGACGGCCGGGCTTGGTATAGAAAAGATTATTGATGAATTTGAAAAGACGCATGACGAGTATGGCACTATTATGGTCAAGGCGCTTGCCGACAGGCTGGCCGAGGCCTTTGCAGAGCTTCTCCACGAGAAGGTGAGAAAGGAACTCTGGGGCTATGCGGAGGATGAGGACCTTGCCAATGATGAGCTCATTCATGAAAAATACAGAGGCATTCGTCCTGCCGCCGGTTATCCGGCTAATCCCGACCATACGGAAAAGGACATAATCTGGTCTCTCCTCGATGTTGAAAAGAAAACGGGCATATGGCTTACAGAATCGAAAGCCATGTATCCTGCCGCTTCAGTGAGTGGTCTTTATTTTTCTCATCGCCGGTCACGTTATTTCGGCGCAGGAAAGATCGGCCGTGACCAGGTAGAGGATTATGCGAAAAGAAAGGGGATGCCCTTTAAAGAGATGGAAGGCTGGCTGGCTCCCTGGCTTAACTACGACCCTCAATGATGATCAACGTTCGTAAGTAGTTTTGGATGACTGTTAAAAAGTCATTTATACAATTCGACAGGCCTGTCGAAGGGGAATTAACCTGGAAACCATGATCCAACTCAGTGTTGTCCGGTTAGAAATTTGCATCAACAATTTCTATTTAGTGTCCATCCAGAAACTATAAAAAATCAAACTATGTTTTCAATTCGGAAAGGAGGGATTTTTTGCAAGGTCAAGGAAATCAAGGGTTTGCGCGGAGGTGTACTACTGTACATGGCACAAGCAAAACCGAAGATTGACGTAGAGATTGCGAAAAAGCACCCTTGACCGATGAAAACTATTTAGAATGACGCAAAAGAATGGTCACTTTGTTCGGGCGCGCTCGAAATGACAGGTTAGTGCTATTTCCTAAGGGGACATTGCCGGACCCCACTGCTCAGAGATCTCCGACGATTCCAGGATTTTGGCTTTCTTCGACAATCCATTGACTTTCTCTTTCTGTTATACTCTTCAGGTATAAGACCTTTTAACTCGCCTTGACTCTTATGCCTGCAAAATATTTTATTATCATAGCCGCTTTTTTGCTCTTTTATCCCTCATGGGCCCTGTCCGGAACGACGAACAGGGTGCCGCCGGGGGAACCTCAAAAACTCTTCCCTCTTTTTGAAGAACACTATCTTGCCGGAGCGGCCCTTTCCTATGAAGAGTCGTCAGCAGCAATGGATAGTTTTCTGGCTCAAGGTGAGGCCTTGCTCTTATCGATTGAAAGATCGGCGCTTTCGTATTTGCCTGAAAAACTGGATAAACTGAGGTTGCTTGAAATAAAAATCTGCGGCAGGGCCTCGGCTGAAAAAAGATTTGCCGCGAAAGCCCTGACTTTTATCTATAAGGCCAGGCGCCGTATGCTTCATCTGTCGAGAACGTGGCCGGGGGACAATACGCCTGTAAGGGATGCTCTCTACCGGACTCTCTCTGGTGGAAGGCTTGCATCGGAAGAGGTTCTTGTACGGCTCGATGATCTTATGCTTTCTCCCCTTATCATGCTGGGAGAGGGCAAATCATTAACACCGGCTGCTGTTGTTCAGGGTATTAAGGTGCATAGCGGTGATGTCCTTATTTCCGGCGGCGGTGGTCTTGTCTCTCTCCTCATTGCACGGGGAAACGCCAGGCCCGGAAAATATTCACATTCGGCTATTATTTATGTCGATGACGAGACAGGCGAGGCCCGGGTGCTTTCATCTTTTCCCTTCCGGGGAACCGTTAAAATGTCTCTTGCTGAATATCTTGAAAGGAGTAATTACAGCGCCATTTTGCTTAGGCCGGCTTCTTATGTTCCGGCATTGCGGGAAGACCCGCTTCTGCCGCACAAGGCCGCCTCATTTATTTGGCATAAAGCAGAGTCGGCCCCTGCTTCATATGATCACGAGATGAACTGGAATGATGATAAGCGTTTTTTCCCGGAGGAGATGATTTTGACAGCCTATAACAGTGTCGGTATTTCACTCTGGGCTGAAAGGGAAGCTCCCATGCCACCGGTTCTCATAAGGTGGTTCGACTCTCTCGGTCTTTCCGGTCACACCTTTCTCCCACCGTCATACCTTGAATATGACAGTCATTTTGTTCCCATTGCAGAGTGGATTAATAAGGAGGCATTAGGCGATGAAAGGCTCACTTTTGCCGTTATGGATGCCCTTTTGCATTCTGCTGCCATGGGGGCTGAAGTGGGCTATTCTTATGATGAAGTTCCTCTCGCCCTGCTGGCCAAAACATGGTCGGTGCTGGCCGGCTACAGGGGAAGGCAGCCCTCCGTCCCTGACGGTCTTTCTCCTTTCGAGGCTCTCAGGATAAGAACGTTGTCGGAGAAAGTAATTCCCGTGCTTAGAGAGGATACAAGGCGTGTGGCTCACTGGTTTAAAGAAGAAAATGGCCGTAACGTGAACTACCTGGAATTGCGGAAGATTGCCGAAAAAGCGTTGCAGGGAAGGAAAAATGATCTGGAAGGGTATTTTAAGACTTATGAAGCTGAAATAGTTGAGTATTTAAGGTGATTTATTGGTGAGAAGACAGGGGAATATCTTTGTTGCGAGATTATATGCCTTGTGGTATAAGTTCCTCATAGGGAATTTCTGAAAGTTAAAAGGAGGTTTAAACCCGATGAAAGAGTCTGACTTTCTTGATGAAAATGCGGTCATTGTTGAGCGGCTAAAGCAGTTGCCCATACTGAGAACCTTCGATAAGGATGATATTAAAGGGCTCATGCAGTTCAGCAAGGTACGGGAATATGATGTCGATGAGGTCATTATCAGGGAAGGTGATACCGATACCTGCATTTTCTTTATACTTTCAGGAAAGGTTATTGTTGAGAAGGATGGTGTTGAACTGGCAGAGCTGGGGCAGCCCGGTGATGTTTTTGGTGAGATGGCTGTTATACAGTCCCGCCCCAGATCGGCTACGGTCAGGGCTTTTGACAAGACGCTCTGCCTTATGGTCGATTCCTCCTATATGGATATGCTCGACAAAACTGATAAAAGCACATTCATGTACATTATATTCCGTATATTCTCGATTCTGCTGGCTAACCGTTTGAGAGAAACGACGGATTCTCTTATTGCTGCAAAGCGCGAAATCGACCGCCTTAAAGAAGGCAGCCCATAAGGCCGGTTATCTGAAATTACATTTTTATCCATTGACATCCGTAATGAGACGCTTTTTTAAAATTCACCATGTGCAGTGACAAAAGAGTATGGGCCGGTGACCCTTTTTCCCTCACACCTGTTGGCAGGGTCCATTCAATATTCAAAAAAAAATTTGGTATTCCCAGGCAAGCGGGTATTATTCCCGAGGCGACGGCAACTATCGAGCTTCTCGCTCCATTTAATAATGAACAGATGGTTAGAGGGCTTGAAGGCTTTTCCCATGTCTGGGTCCTTTTTGTTTTTCACGACAGCGCCGCAGAGGGCTGGAAGACGACGGTAAGGCCGCCAAGGCTTGGAGGACAGAAGAAAGTCGGCGTCTTTGCAT
This genomic interval from Deltaproteobacteria bacterium contains the following:
- the metH gene encoding methionine synthase, producing LSGLEALNIGPESLFVNIGERANVAGSAKFKRLIMEGNYDEALHIARQQVENGAQIIDINMDEAMLDGKKAMVEFLHLISSEPEICKVPIMIDSSKWEILEAGLQCIQGKGVVNSISLKEGEEEFKKHAKLLKRYGAAAIVMAFDEEGQADSYKRKVEICSRSYRVLTEDVGFPAEDIIFDPNVFAVATGIEEHDSYAIDFIRAVKTIKETLPHALISGGVSNVSFSFRGNNPVREAIHSVFLYHAIKNGMDMGIVNAGQLAVYDELPAELKERVEDVVLNKREDATERLLEVAEKYRGTGEVVKEDLEWRSWPVAKRLEHALVKGVTEYIDEDTEEARKEADRPIHVIEGPLMAGMNVVGDLFGAGKMFLPQVVKSARVMKKAVAWLLPHIEAEKGEGVTAKGKVLMATVKGDVHDIGKNIVGVVLQCNNFDVVDMGVMIHTQAILDKAKEVKADIVGLSGLITPSLDEMVHVASEMERQDFDIPLLIGGATTSKAHTALKIAPVYSGAVVHVHDASKSVPAVSSLISAEQRSEFIASLKKEQENARVNYGRKKSIKNYLSIEEARVNGAKLDFSDDNVIKPKKMGLTLFEDYSLGEIRKYLDWTPFFIAWEMKGKFPQILENPDKGGEATKLYDDANKLLDRIVAEKLLKASAVVGLFPANSAGDDIEIYKGEDGSELAAVFHTIRQQEEKKEGEPNFALADFVAPKEKGIRDYCGAFAVTAGLGIEKIIDEFEKTHDEYGTIMVKALADRLAEAFAELLHEKVRKELWGYAEDEDLANDELIHEKYRGIRPAAGYPANPDHTEKDIIWSLLDVEKKTGIWLTESKAMYPAASVSGLYFSHRRSRYFGAGKIGRDQVEDYAKRKGMPFKEMEGWLAPWLNYDPQ
- a CDS encoding cyclic nucleotide-binding domain-containing protein, translating into MKESDFLDENAVIVERLKQLPILRTFDKDDIKGLMQFSKVREYDVDEVIIREGDTDTCIFFILSGKVIVEKDGVELAELGQPGDVFGEMAVIQSRPRSATVRAFDKTLCLMVDSSYMDMLDKTDKSTFMYIIFRIFSILLANRLRETTDSLIAAKREIDRLKEGSP